The genomic segment ATCATCGTCAATGTATGTTATTATAGATGATAATTAATTTGAGATATCTACTCTCACGGCTCTATCAATTCTTCGGATAAAATAATTATCTCTATTAGTAATCTCTATTAATAACAATAGTGATTGGAATTACTATTTATATAGGATTCCATATGTTAAATTCTATCTGCCTACTCTATAGCTATTCGTCATCCCGTTCGAAAATCGTTGGTGAAGCCGAATCAAATTCATCGAAACGACATCGAAGCGATTATCATTCAGCTATTTCTTCATAGAATAAATATAGCGTAGTGGAGAGTCGGTGTAACATGCGATTCCTCCTCCGGTTCGAGGGGCCACGGTTAACGGTAAAGAGTCAGCAAGAGTCGGCTAAAAGTCGTGCGGATACGTGTGTGCACACGCGTGTGTCGCCACGGCGTGAGTTTTCGTTTCACGGTCAGAAGGATAATCCTTCTCTCTGTCACTTCTCATCCGTCTTTCTGTCCCCCCGGCTAATTGAGTTGCTCCGGCTCCGGCCACGGATCTCTGTCACGTTTCATTTTCTCCCGTCTCCGTTTCACCGTCAGCGTCCGAACGACGGAACTGTCGTTTCCACGGATACGGTGTACGTCTGTTCGACCGTGGATGAAATTGGATTTCGTCATTCTTACCACCTGTAAAACGGAGAATTCGTACCTGTTATATGCCGCCATCCGTCCTCTTCCTCCACTCTTTCGTCTCTTTTCTCTCCTTCCATCTTTTCATCAGATAGAAGGACACACCGATGCTTCCCAGAGGAGATATATGAAACGTCGGTGATCGTATAATCCGGCGGATGAACGCGACCGCGGAAAATAATCCGACACTTATGCCTTCGTGACCGTGGGCGGATTAATCATTTGTGTTTTAACTTTCATTCACGGACACCTTTTGTACCGCGTTATGGAGCACCGGTTATTGTTCATCACGACGAGATTATTCCTTTGGAAAGTCCCTTGAACTATGGCTGCCGGTGGCTCTTCTTTTTCTACGTTATTGAAATCCCGGTATGCGACGCTCGAAAGAACCGGGGAAACTGATGGATGGAAATAAAATAGCTTCGCGATACTATGTTCGTGGATTGTAATAAGGAGATACATGGTTTTTCATTATAAGTGGCTTGATAAAGGAATTGGGGAAGCTGGAATGTTGGATTTTTAAACAGCACACAAGTAGAGGTAGATTAGAATTGGTATAGTTATGGTGCCATTATGTGTGATATGTGAAACATTGCGAAATCTTCTTAGGAATAATGAAACATAACTATGGTGATTATATTGGCACAAAGATGgtcaaaatatttaaacagtcaACTATTCGCTGTATCAGCAGGCTTGTTTAATGAAACAGGCGATGTTTAATGAAACCATTTTTGATCTCCGATGGTATCTACATACTAGAAGCGACTAAGCTACAGAAACCACTATGTACACCACCCGCTATGATAATTAAACatatgaatttttatgcatcTATAAGGAATGCAAGGATGCAAAAATGCACGTCCAAAATAAAacactcgttataatattcagAGGAGAGACAAATATTTATCTAGATTTCTATTCTGTTAGTCATATTCgcaaaaatacaaatttccatAAACATTCGTACTATGATAGTAATACGAAGGAAACTAAATAATATATCGAACTAACCATCGCTCAAACTATTTTTCAGCCGTCTGCAAAGAGGGTTGCCACCCCGTGCACGGCCACTGCAACGTGAGCGGCGAGTGTAAATGCCGACACGGATGGCGTGGTGAACTCTGCGACCAGTGCACCCCGTATCCAGGTTGCAAGCACGGATACTGCAACGGTTCCAGCTGGCAGTGTATCTGCGACACGAACTGGGGTGGTATCCTCTGCGACCAGGATCTCAATTATTGCGGCACGCACGAACCCTGTCAAAACGGTGGGACGTGTGAAAATACGGCGCCGGATCAGTACAAGTGCACCTGTCCCGAAGGATTCTCAGGACCAACCTGTGAAAAAGTCGACAATCCCTGCGCCTCCAATCCTTGTGCCAACGGAGCGACCTGCAGAGAACTCGGGGAGAGCGCTCACTGTGAATGTGCTCCTGGATTCTCCGGGCCTTACTGCGGCACAGATATCGACGAATGTGCGTCTCAACCTTGTCAAAATGGAGGCACCTGCGTCGATGGAAAGAACGAATTTGTGTGCAACTGTCCAACAGCCTGGCAAGGTATCCTTTGTCAGTTCGACGTGGACGAATGTGCTCTGAAAGAGTCTCCGTGCAAAAATTCGCTGACTTGCGTGAACCTTGCTGGTGACTACAAGTGAGTACGATTTTTGTTATACTTTGTTTGATTCTTATATAGAACTTGGAACGTTGATGTAAGTTCTGTTTCTAGTACGAATAACTTTAGAATTGTTACAAACTTAATAACGCATGAATTAGATACCTGATCTAATATTAGGATAATATCAAAGTTTTCACATTTTATGCTCGAAAGTTAGACTAATTTCATTTCTTCCGAACTTTCACAATTTTACGTCGGATAGATTAATCAAACAACTTATAGTTGCCCTTAATATTTCAAACTTCTCAACTAAAAGAATCAATATGTATTGTccatatttattgaaaaattacattttccttGAGAAGTTCGAAACATGGGCAATATTATTGATCGCCTGAGGGAACCCTATGAATTGTAAAACTtatcgtaaaatttcatttgtctTATTACTAAACCTGTTGCTGTTACGCGAAAGAATGTATTTAACTTGCAAAATTTCACATAATAATATTAGTACAATTGTGCAAACCAGCACAATAGTGTAATCCTCTGCAAATATTCACATAAATAACTCTCCTCTCCAACAGTAAACTTTGAAAGAAAAATACTAACATTTATAGTTTATTACTAATTTTTCTCGATCATTAACTCAATCCTATTGGTCTGATCTCAGATGTCGCTGCAGGAGTGGTTTCACAGGGAAGAACTGCACGAAGAACATCAACGACTGCATCGGCCAATGTCAACACGGGGCACTGTGCATCGACCTGGTCGACGACTACCATTGCAGCTGTACCGCAGGATATTCGGGCAAGGATTGCGACGTGGATATCGACGAGTGTGCCTCGAAACCCTGTCAAAACGGGGGAGAATGTAGAGACCTGGTGAACTCTTATGAGTGCGTTTGCCCAGTCGGTTTCACCGGATTCCAATGCGAGATCGACAGAGATCACTGCAGTCCGAATCCATGCAGAAATTCTGCACCCTGTTTCAACACGCAAACGGATTACTACTGTCACTGTCCCGAACAATGGCAAGGGAAAAACTGCTCCGAGCCAGCAGCTCACAATCCACAATTTGGCGTCATGGATGAAGAATCTGGCTGTGGTAGCGAAGGTACGCCTTGTGGAGGCAGAGGCAAATGCACTGGCGGAAGGTGTATTTGCGATGCTGGTTACACCGGGATGCATTGCCACGAGAATATCAACGACTGCAGAGGAAGTCCTTGCTTGAATGGTGGAACATGCGTCGATCTGGTTAACTCGTTCCAGTGCATCTGTAGGGAGGGATGGACTGGAGATCTGTGTGACCAAGGTAAGTGATTACGTTCAATTCTTTTGGCTTCCTTCGAAGTTACAATGTCTTTATACTATAATAAAGTACAaatgtaaatatgaaaaaatggTCAAGAATTGATAAGAgtttaatgtataaaatatcaaaaatgaattatatatatatatataaattaaaaactaTACATAACATACAGATATGCGTACAATGTTTATGATCATTCAAGTTCCATTTCGTTACCGgtctataaaaatgtaaatttatataggCATTCATAGTTTAATGattacaattattaatattcGTATCGATCCATTAGTTGTTGATCTTTCTTCAAAATTGCTGTACGATTCtataaattttccaaatattcgaCCTCATATTTATGTCACTCAAAATGATagatttgttaaaaaatattaaagaaataagCGATTTACCAATTAAAATCCAACACGATTGTCTTCCAGACGTGGACGAGTGCACGACAGCTCCCTGTCGCAACAATGGCACTTGCGTGGACGGAGTCGCGGATTTCACCTGCATCTGCAGGGGTGGTTGGAAAGGGAAAACATGCACCCTTCGTGCCGGTCACTGCGAACCAGGTACTTGCCGCCACGGTGGAACCTGTCAAGATCGCGGTGACGGATTCACTTGTCATTGTCCTCCAGGATGGGAAGGTGCTGCCTGTCACATAGCATCACCTGCGTGCGCGAGTAATCCCTGCGAGAACGGAGCGACCTGCGTGAACACCGCCGATGGCAACTACAGATGCGTCTGTCGCGAAGGTTTCGAAGGGCCAAATTGTCGTCGAGACGTGGACGACTGCCAACCTTTACCATGCTTAAACGGTGGCAAATGCGTAGATGGAATCAACTGGTTTAGGTGCGAATGCGCGCCAGGTTTCACCGGTCCGGACTGTCGAATAAACGTGAACGAATGCGCTAGCGATCCCTGCACGGGCGGATCGACGTGCGTAGACGGTATAGCGAGCTATTCCTGCATCTGTTCGCCAGGAAGGACAGGAGTTCGCTGCGAAATCCGTACCGCGGGCGGTCTAGGATGTCCCGTAGCCAGTTGGGACGACGACTGCAACGTCTGCGAGTGTAGAAACGGGAAGAATCAGTGCAGCAATATCTGGTGTGGTCCTGGGAACTGTCTGAATGGTACATCGTGTCTAGCTCACGAGGTTTGTGTACCTAGTCCAAGCGAGAGTTGTCTGGCTCCGTCGTGTCCAGCCTGGGGTGAATGTCGTCCCGTGGAAACCGGAAGACGAGTAGGACCACCTGCTCTGCCCGCGCCGCCTTCCTGTTGGCCTGGACAGGCTACACCAGGCCCAACCTGCTCTAGACTCACTATTTTGCTTAGAAGAGATACTCTCGCTGCTGGCACGTCCGTTGAGATCCTCTGTAGACGGCTGAGAAAGCTCCTGGCTGACCCAAGAAGGCCACAATCCATTGTTCTTTTGTGTGATCTTAAACCTGGAGATAACGATACAGTGGAAGTGACTATCTTTTCTGAGGCAGCCTCAGATGCGGCTAGAGATCTAGGCGAAGCTCTTAGCAGACCTCTGGGCAGACCTCTCGCTCTGGCCTCTGTCCTGGAGGTCAAAGTAGAGACGGCCTTGCTCAGTGAACCGAGTTCCTCGAACTCCAGCAGCGCCGGAAGCTACGTGGCCGTTCTTGGCGGAGCCCTGGCGACTGTTTTGGTCCTGGCACTATTTGGTGGATTGTGGTATCTTAGAATGGTCAGACAGAGATCAAGATTAACTGCAACAACTAGCAGCGAGACTTCTTTGCATCGGCATCGTAGCGATTTGGATGAGAAGTCGAACAATCTTCAGAACGAAGAAAACCTGAGAAGATACGCAAATCCTTTGAAAGACCAGGACCAAGGAGAACCAAGAGTCTCTGTGGTGAGACCTCTGTCTGGAACTTCGCTGGGTGCTTTGGGTACGACAGAGGAAAGCTTGGAGATGGTC from the Bombus affinis isolate iyBomAffi1 chromosome 11, iyBomAffi1.2, whole genome shotgun sequence genome contains:
- the LOC126922337 gene encoding protein jagged-2 isoform X2, yielding MRAAAAYVLFLAHLIQATNASGFFEVQILSLTNNRGTLVDGRCCGGGGDGGGKGELPPCTTPCSTAFWLCLKEYQSNVTAIGSCSFGNVSSHALGQNTFTLSEPVTLQLHFTFRWTRQFTLILQARDEASTGVIEEASFSGIVLPGPTWHTLNHEGRNAHLAYRVRVQCADHYYNATCTKFCRPRNDIFGHYTCDENGDKACIQGWKGADCEIAVCKEGCHPVHGHCNVSGECKCRHGWRGELCDQCTPYPGCKHGYCNGSSWQCICDTNWGGILCDQDLNYCGTHEPCQNGGTCENTAPDQYKCTCPEGFSGPTCEKVDNPCASNPCANGATCRELGESAHCECAPGFSGPYCGTDIDECASQPCQNGGTCVDGKNEFVCNCPTAWQGILCQFDVDECALKESPCKNSLTCVNLAGDYKSGFTGKNCTKNINDCIGQCQHGALCIDLVDDYHCSCTAGYSGKDCDVDIDECASKPCQNGGECRDLVNSYECVCPVGFTGFQCEIDRDHCSPNPCRNSAPCFNTQTDYYCHCPEQWQGKNCSEPAAHNPQFGVMDEESGCGSEGTPCGGRGKCTGGRCICDAGYTGMHCHENINDCRGSPCLNGGTCVDLVNSFQCICREGWTGDLCDQDVDECTTAPCRNNGTCVDGVADFTCICRGGWKGKTCTLRAGHCEPGTCRHGGTCQDRGDGFTCHCPPGWEGAACHIASPACASNPCENGATCVNTADGNYRCVCREGFEGPNCRRDVDDCQPLPCLNGGKCVDGINWFRCECAPGFTGPDCRINVNECASDPCTGGSTCVDGIASYSCICSPGRTGVRCEIRTAGGLGCPVASWDDDCNVCECRNGKNQCSNIWCGPGNCLNGTSCLAHEVCVPSPSESCLAPSCPAWGECRPVETGRRVGPPALPAPPSCWPGQATPGPTCSRLTILLRRDTLAAGTSVEILCRRLRKLLADPRRPQSIVLLCDLKPGDNDTVEVTIFSEAASDAARDLGEALSRPLGRPLALASVLEVKVETALLSEPSSSNSSSAGSYVAVLGGALATVLVLALFGGLWYLRMVRQRSRLTATTSSETSLHRHRSDLDEKSNNLQNEENLRRYANPLKDQDQGEPRVSVVRPLSGTSLGALGTTEESLEMVSEDSRHRLPPLYKPPSAEARNNTASFTYEEGPHKPYSKPRLQEPTYSSHQQPGTSQTSAPHQVLTVHV
- the LOC126922337 gene encoding protein jagged-1 isoform X1 yields the protein MRAAAAYVLFLAHLIQATNASGFFEVQILSLTNNRGTLVDGRCCGGGGDGGGKGELPPCTTPCSTAFWLCLKEYQSNVTAIGSCSFGNVSSHALGQNTFTLSEPVTLQLHFTFRWTRQFTLILQARDEASTGVIEEASFSGIVLPGPTWHTLNHEGRNAHLAYRVRVQCADHYYNATCTKFCRPRNDIFGHYTCDENGDKACIQGWKGADCEIAVCKEGCHPVHGHCNVSGECKCRHGWRGELCDQCTPYPGCKHGYCNGSSWQCICDTNWGGILCDQDLNYCGTHEPCQNGGTCENTAPDQYKCTCPEGFSGPTCEKVDNPCASNPCANGATCRELGESAHCECAPGFSGPYCGTDIDECASQPCQNGGTCVDGKNEFVCNCPTAWQGILCQFDVDECALKESPCKNSLTCVNLAGDYKCRCRSGFTGKNCTKNINDCIGQCQHGALCIDLVDDYHCSCTAGYSGKDCDVDIDECASKPCQNGGECRDLVNSYECVCPVGFTGFQCEIDRDHCSPNPCRNSAPCFNTQTDYYCHCPEQWQGKNCSEPAAHNPQFGVMDEESGCGSEGTPCGGRGKCTGGRCICDAGYTGMHCHENINDCRGSPCLNGGTCVDLVNSFQCICREGWTGDLCDQDVDECTTAPCRNNGTCVDGVADFTCICRGGWKGKTCTLRAGHCEPGTCRHGGTCQDRGDGFTCHCPPGWEGAACHIASPACASNPCENGATCVNTADGNYRCVCREGFEGPNCRRDVDDCQPLPCLNGGKCVDGINWFRCECAPGFTGPDCRINVNECASDPCTGGSTCVDGIASYSCICSPGRTGVRCEIRTAGGLGCPVASWDDDCNVCECRNGKNQCSNIWCGPGNCLNGTSCLAHEVCVPSPSESCLAPSCPAWGECRPVETGRRVGPPALPAPPSCWPGQATPGPTCSRLTILLRRDTLAAGTSVEILCRRLRKLLADPRRPQSIVLLCDLKPGDNDTVEVTIFSEAASDAARDLGEALSRPLGRPLALASVLEVKVETALLSEPSSSNSSSAGSYVAVLGGALATVLVLALFGGLWYLRMVRQRSRLTATTSSETSLHRHRSDLDEKSNNLQNEENLRRYANPLKDQDQGEPRVSVVRPLSGTSLGALGTTEESLEMVSEDSRHRLPPLYKPPSAEARNNTASFTYEEGPHKPYSKPRLQEPTYSSHQQPGTSQTSAPHQVLTVHV